In Armatimonadota bacterium, the DNA window CCGGGACGCCGAGGTGTTCCGCCCGCCGGTGATCGGGTTCGGGCCGTACGGGGTGCATTTCGTTGACCGGATGTTCGGGGCGCATGTGTACGAGTTGCACGAGAACAACTGGCAGGTGAGGCCGCTCGATCAGCCGATCGGTATGTTGGCGACACCGGATATGGACGGGGATGACACATGGGCGCTTGCGAGGAGAGCGGCGGAGGCGTTCCTCGGCCTGGGGGTGTCGGTCCCTCTGTTCGGGCTGCCGACTATCGCCAGCGCGCTGAACGTGGCCCTCAACCTCTACGGGCAGGAGATCCTGCTCGCCCTGCACGAGCGCCCGGAAGCGGCGAGGCGCGACCTGAAGATCATCAACGATCTCCTGTGCTTCATGCACACGTGGTTCATCGAGCGCCTGCCGTTCGAGCAGCTTCAGCCGGTGGTGGCGGGATTTCGGACTCAGCCGCCGGGGCACGGGCAGTTGTGCGGGTGCTCCACCCAGCTTCTTCCGCCGGGACTCTACCGGGACTTCGTCGCGGAGTTGGACGATGCGCTCCTCGGCGCCTACCCGTACGGCGGGATGATCCACCTCTGCGGGACGCACACACAGCACATCCCCGTGTGGAAGGAGATGCGGTCCCTGAAGTGCCTCCAACTCAACGACCGCGCGGCGGAGGACCTGCAGCCCTATTTCGAGGGCCTGCGCGACGACCAGGTGTTCTACGTCAACCCGTGCCCCGGCATGACGGTCGAGCGGATCATGGAGATCACCGGCGGGCGGAGAGTCGTGATCGTGGCGGACATCGAGCCGCCGTCATGCCGAACCTGATTCGGCGCGCACCGGTCCGACCGTCATGCTGGACTCGTTTCAGCATCCGGACCGCGGACCCCGAGCCAAGTTCAGGGTGACGCCTCAGGCCTCTTCCGCCGCCAGGTTCGTCTTCGACGCAGGGAAGAATAGGCTGACGATGTAGGCCGAGATCAGGCTCGCGGCGAGTGCGGCGGGCAGGATGAACGTGAACGACATATAGACAGGCTGGTAGTTCGCCTGGTGCAGGACCGCCGCGTGGTACCAGGTCGTGATCTCCGTGTAGTAGGAGATTAGTCCCGCCACCAGGAAGCCGACGACGATCGAGACCCACGCGCCCTGCCGGTTGCACCGTTTCATGAAGAACGCCATGATGAACAGGGCCGCGAGCGGGGCGACGAAGAACCCGTTGATCTTCTGCGCGACTTCCATGAAGTTGCCGGGGATCAGCCTCTGCAGGAAGCTCACCCCGATGCTGGCCGCGCCGATCACCACGGCCATGATCTTCGCGCGCCTGAGCTGGGCGTCCGGGTCGAGGCCCCGGGCGAACACCTTCTCGAAGTCAACCATCAGCACCGTGCTGATCGAGCTGATGCCGGACGAGATGCTCGACATCGCGGCGGCGAAGAGGGCCGCGAGCAGGAGCCCGGAAACTCCCGGAGGCAGTACGTGCGCGATGAACCAGGGGAACACCTTGTCCGCCGCGTGGGTCAGGGTGTAGTACTGCTTTGCCATCCCCCCGAGCGACATCCAATGCTGAAGTTCGTCGGGCTTGACGTCGGGCTTCAGGACGTTCAGCGCCGGAACGACGTTAAGGTTCGCCTGGAAGAACCCGAGCAGGGCAAACCCGCATAGCGCGAGCACCGCTCCGAGCACGAGGTTGGCGAAGGAGTTCGTCAGGAAGCTCTTCCTGGCGACGGCCGCGTTTCGGGTGCTCAGGTAGCGCTGGATCGCCATCTGGTCGGAGCTGGCGGTGCAGATCCACCAGATCACGTAGTACACGATGATCCCCAGAACGGTGATGCGCTGAGACATGTCGGTGAGCGGCCTCGTGATCGCGCTGGGATACGCGGGGACCTTCGGCCAGTTCAGCAGCGGCTTGACCTCCGGGCTGCCGAGGTCCGGCCACCATCCGGTGAAGCTGTGCGCGTGAACCATCGCATAGATGGTGACCAGCGCCGCCCCGACTATCAGTATGACCGCCTGGGTGGAGTCCGTGATCATCACGGCGCGGATGCCCCCGGCTGTCGTGTATACGGTCGTCACGACGCCGACCGCGATGAGGATGTACTCGATCGGCCAGCCCGTCATCGCGGCCAGGGCGACGCTGCAAGTGTAGATCACGAGCCCCGACCACGCGAGCCTGGTCAGCACGAACAGTACGGCGGCGGCCTTCCGGATGCCCGGGCCGAACTGCGCCTCCAGAAGTTGGTAGCCGGAGACGATTCGGTGGGCCATGATGCGCGGGATGATCACGTAGCCTATCGGGACGAACGCGATCCAGACGGCCAGCGACCCCCACAGCACGCCGTACCCGTTCTTGATGATCTCGCCGGGGGTCGTCAGGTAAGTGATCGTGCTGACGAGGGTCGCCATCGTCGAGAGTCCGACGATGAACCACGGCATGCTCCGCCCGCCGAGGTAGTACTCCTCGGTGCTGGTCTGCCTGCGCGAGCAGATCCACCCGATGCCGAGCATCGCTGCCCCGTATGCAAGGACGACCAGGTAGTCCCAGATCGTCAGTCCGCCGATTACTGTCTCAGATGACACGTATACCTCCGCCAAACCGCAGAATGGGACGCATGGGACCCATAGGACCTATGCGCTGACATCCACCCACCGGCCGCCCCTCGCCTTCGATTCCTGCGCGGCCACGATGACCGAGACCATCTCGAGCGTCTCCTCGTGCGGGAAGGGCGGGATGCCGCTTTCTGCGAACCTCACGAAGTCCTCGAGTTGGGCCTTGAACATGCTGAACGTGTCGAAGCTGTCCACTCGGACCCACTTATCGGCCCCGTAGAAGTTGAACGCGATCGGCCCGGCAAGCCCGGTCACGACCTCCAGTTGTGCCGACCGCCCGTCGAGCCAACTGAGCTGAACCTGCGCCCGGCTGCCCGGGCCTACATCCCTCACGGCCTTGAAGCCCCCGCCCATCACCGCGCGGACCCCCTCCAGGATGTGGATGCCGTAGGTCCGCCAGTACTTCGGGGAGACCGCGCTCGCGTACGTCCACTCGTCACCCGCGAGGGACAGAAGTTCCATGCAGTACCGGAAGCACGAGGTGGAGACGATCGGCTGACCGCCGGCATACCGTTCGCGGAAGGCGGCGAGGTCGCGCGCGTTGTCGGTCAGCGGCTTGTCTATGAAGACCGGGATGCCATTGTCGAGGAACGGCGCGGCCGTCGCGAGGTGTTTCTCGCCGTCGTCGCGGGCGAGCAGCAGGGCGTCCACCTCGCCGATCATGTCCTTGAGGTTCGGCGCTACCTTCTCGATCCTCGAGGCGCGGGCGACGTCGCGGGAGACCGCCTCGTCCTGGGTCCAGATATGCGTTACCCGCGCGTCCTCGATGCCGAAGTCTCTCTCCGGGCGCGCGCCGAGATATTGCGGGATGACCGGGAACGGACAGGAGTCCATCGCCGCGCGGTCGTAGCCGTTGATGATCGCCGCCCAGGAGTACGGGTGGCCGTTTCCTTCGCTCAGTCCGACGATGCCGAGTTTGAGCATCTCACACCTCTATGGGACATATGCAACGTTCGGGCTGGAGTTGCACTCCAGCCCGCGATACCAGTTGGGGAGTTCAACTCCCCATCCAGCCGCGCGGGAAGGAGTACAACTCCTTCCCGAACGTGTGTCTATCGGTAGGGCGTACAACATGGGACTCATGGGACGGATGGGACGGCTGTCAGAATATCGTCCAGCCGCCGTCCACGATCAGGTTCTGGCCGGTCACGTACGCCGAGGCATCAGATGCCAGGAACACGAGCGCGCCCTTCACGTCGTCCTCGCTCGCCATCCGTCCCATC includes these proteins:
- a CDS encoding Gfo/Idh/MocA family oxidoreductase yields the protein MLKLGIVGLSEGNGHPYSWAAIINGYDRAAMDSCPFPVIPQYLGARPERDFGIEDARVTHIWTQDEAVSRDVARASRIEKVAPNLKDMIGEVDALLLARDDGEKHLATAAPFLDNGIPVFIDKPLTDNARDLAAFRERYAGGQPIVSTSCFRYCMELLSLAGDEWTYASAVSPKYWRTYGIHILEGVRAVMGGGFKAVRDVGPGSRAQVQLSWLDGRSAQLEVVTGLAGPIAFNFYGADKWVRVDSFDTFSMFKAQLEDFVRFAESGIPPFPHEETLEMVSVIVAAQESKARGGRWVDVSA
- a CDS encoding sodium/solute symporter (Members of the Solute:Sodium Symporter (SSS), TC 2.A.21 as described in tcdb.org, catalyze solute:Na+ symport. Known solutes for members of the family include sugars, amino acids, nucleosides, inositols, vitamins, urea or anions, depending on the system.), which translates into the protein MSSETVIGGLTIWDYLVVLAYGAAMLGIGWICSRRQTSTEEYYLGGRSMPWFIVGLSTMATLVSTITYLTTPGEIIKNGYGVLWGSLAVWIAFVPIGYVIIPRIMAHRIVSGYQLLEAQFGPGIRKAAAVLFVLTRLAWSGLVIYTCSVALAAMTGWPIEYILIAVGVVTTVYTTAGGIRAVMITDSTQAVILIVGAALVTIYAMVHAHSFTGWWPDLGSPEVKPLLNWPKVPAYPSAITRPLTDMSQRITVLGIIVYYVIWWICTASSDQMAIQRYLSTRNAAVARKSFLTNSFANLVLGAVLALCGFALLGFFQANLNVVPALNVLKPDVKPDELQHWMSLGGMAKQYYTLTHAADKVFPWFIAHVLPPGVSGLLLAALFAAAMSSISSGISSISTVLMVDFEKVFARGLDPDAQLRRAKIMAVVIGAASIGVSFLQRLIPGNFMEVAQKINGFFVAPLAALFIMAFFMKRCNRQGAWVSIVVGFLVAGLISYYTEITTWYHAAVLHQANYQPVYMSFTFILPAALAASLISAYIVSLFFPASKTNLAAEEA